Proteins encoded by one window of Lathyrus oleraceus cultivar Zhongwan6 chromosome 1, CAAS_Psat_ZW6_1.0, whole genome shotgun sequence:
- the LOC127120247 gene encoding uncharacterized protein LOC127120247, with protein MGVVQKFFIASLFMWSVPLAILYAFNHNLLPGISNLSPYSMTLVSGFLAVISVNIVIAFYIYLAMREPADKHEPDPKFLAEAKASINQSTGDAQQSSQPLKKQQ; from the exons ATGGGAGTAGTTCAAAAGTTTTTCATTGCATCACTGTTCATGTGGTCAGTCCCTCTTGCAATATTATATGCTTTCAACCATAATCTACTTCCTG GAATTTCCAATTTGTCCCCTTACTCTATGACACTAGTGAGCGGATTTCTTGCCGTCATATCTGTTAACATAGTCATTGCATTTTACATATATTTGGCAATGAGAGAACCCGCAGATAAACATGAGCCTGATCCTAAATTTCTTGCTGAGGCCAAAGCTAGTATAAACCAGTCTACAGGAGATGCTCAACAATCTTCCCAGCCTCTCAAGAAACAACAGTAG
- the LOC127120215 gene encoding uncharacterized protein LOC127120215, which translates to MLSIANKVIVKHAVTKIRDGDVLLTYGSSLAVEMILLHAHELGKQFRVVIVDSRPKLRGQQLLRRLVEKGLNCTYTHINAVSYIMHEVSRVFLGAESILSNGTVYSRVGTASVAMVAHASRVPVIVCCEAYKFHERVQLDSICSNELGDPDAISSVQGRVDVNHLDGWSDIENLQLLNLIYDAMPSDYVSMIVTDYGMVPPQVYL; encoded by the exons ATGCTCTCTATTGCCAACAAGGTGATAGTCAAGCATGCTGTCACCAAAATAAGAGATGGGGATGTTCTTCTAACATACGGGTCATCATTGGCAGTTGAAATGATTCTTTTGCATGCACACGAATTAGGAAAACAATTTCGTGTTGTGATAGTTGACTCTCGTCCAAAGCTTAGAGGACAACAGTTACTCCGCAGGCTTGTGGAGAAAGGTCTTAACTGTACATACACTCATATAAATGCTGTTTCCTACATTATGCATGAAGTTAGTCGAGTTTTTCTGGGTGCTGAATCAATATTGTCTAATGGAACGGTATATTCAAGAGTGGGGACTGCAAGTGTCGCAATGGTTGCTCATGCATCCCGTGTACCAGTCATAGTATGTTGTGAGGCCTATAAATTTCATGAAAGGGTACAGCTGGACTCGATTTGCTCGAATGAACTTG GTGATCCAGATGCCATTTCAAGTGTTCAAGGTAGAGTGGATGTCAACCACTTGGATGGTTGGTCCGATATTGAAAATCTGCAACTTCTAAATCTGAT TTATGATGCAATGCCTTCAGATTACGTTTCAATGATAGTCACAGATTATGGAATG GTCCCCCCACAAGTGTACCTGTAA